From one Suicoccus acidiformans genomic stretch:
- a CDS encoding RluA family pseudouridine synthase — protein sequence MKFDWIYQGAGQKTVKEFLRQEHLPRRFIARLKYHGGDIQRNGESVTVRALLKPGDQVSIIAPDEVGHDTVIPSYEPIEIVYEDRDILVINKPDGLLSIPSRANPNQTVANRVKGYYVRKGYADQVIHIVTRLDRNTTGLMLIAKHRLAHALLDQQLQAKAVQRYYQALSSQAGYWPDQGLIEAPIARDEDSIITRRVHVSGQYAATEWWIQARYGQAALVKLQLHTGRTHQIRVHMAHQGSPLIGDDLYGGPLSPWIHRQALHCNELKFQQPFTQAEIHLLQPLPEDMLNWIKANQKEDMRYGNL from the coding sequence GGGGCAGGGCAAAAGACCGTAAAGGAGTTTTTGCGGCAAGAACACCTGCCTCGTCGTTTTATTGCGAGATTAAAGTATCATGGTGGAGATATTCAGCGTAATGGAGAATCGGTTACGGTCCGGGCCCTTCTCAAGCCTGGAGACCAGGTGAGCATTATTGCCCCCGATGAAGTAGGGCATGATACGGTTATCCCTTCCTATGAACCGATTGAGATTGTCTATGAAGACCGGGACATATTGGTGATCAATAAGCCGGATGGCTTATTATCAATTCCCTCCCGGGCCAACCCGAATCAGACGGTGGCTAATCGGGTGAAAGGATATTATGTTCGCAAAGGATACGCCGACCAGGTTATCCACATTGTTACGAGGCTTGACCGTAATACAACGGGCTTGATGCTCATTGCGAAGCATCGCTTAGCTCACGCTCTACTAGACCAGCAACTTCAAGCCAAGGCTGTTCAACGGTATTATCAGGCGCTATCAAGTCAAGCAGGTTATTGGCCAGACCAAGGTTTAATCGAAGCTCCGATCGCCCGTGATGAAGATTCGATTATTACTCGGCGAGTTCACGTATCTGGGCAATATGCTGCCACAGAATGGTGGATTCAAGCGCGTTACGGCCAAGCCGCATTGGTGAAGCTGCAATTACATACCGGACGCACCCATCAGATTCGCGTTCATATGGCCCATCAAGGTAGTCCGCTTATTGGCGATGATTTATATGGTGGTCCGCTCAGTCCTTGGATTCACCGCCAGGCCTTGCACTGCAATGAATTGAAATTCCAGCAACCATTTACCCAGGCGGAGATTCATTTACTTCAACCTTTGCCAGAAGATATGCTAAACTGGATAAAAGCCAACCAAAAGGAGGATATGCGATATGGAAATCTTTGA
- the mgtE gene encoding magnesium transporter produces the protein MEIFERNFEENLAHFTHQLRHDQMTRFRTEFLALHYYDQAKLFKSLEDEDRLKIYQYLSPSELAEIFDMLENEHEEIEGYFEEMANPYAASVLSEMYPDNAVDVLNNISNRERVNLYLHLMPTDSAREISRLMNYLDDTAGSIMTTEYIAVDMDLTLQEAYYYLRQQAIDAETIYYVYVIDEEKHLRGVLSLRELIINEESKKVKDMMNTRVISVQVNDDVEEVAQLVQDYDLLAMPVVGFDSELLGIITVDDILDVVKEEAESDYSGLAAVDVSEVHETPGSAARSRLPWLITLLFLGMGTSTLISRYDALISQASVLSAFVTLITGTAGNAGTQSLAVAVRKITNKTEDTHVVKAFFFELLTGVATGLIVGIAVFLIVVAWQRNIALGGVTAVSMAAAIIVANLAGALIPKLMDKIGFDPAVASGPFITTLSDLTSVFIYFTVAQMFMDYLL, from the coding sequence ATGGAAATCTTTGAAAGAAACTTTGAAGAGAATTTAGCCCACTTTACCCACCAATTACGCCATGATCAAATGACTCGTTTTAGAACAGAGTTTCTAGCGCTCCATTATTACGATCAAGCCAAATTGTTCAAGAGCCTTGAAGACGAAGATCGTTTAAAGATTTACCAATATTTGTCCCCTTCTGAGTTAGCGGAAATCTTCGATATGTTAGAGAATGAGCACGAGGAGATTGAGGGCTATTTCGAAGAGATGGCCAACCCCTATGCGGCCAGTGTCTTGAGCGAGATGTATCCGGACAATGCGGTGGATGTATTAAATAATATTTCCAACCGAGAGAGAGTCAATCTGTACTTACACCTGATGCCAACAGATAGTGCCCGCGAAATTAGCCGTTTGATGAATTACTTGGACGATACCGCCGGTTCGATTATGACAACGGAATACATTGCCGTTGATATGGATTTAACTTTGCAAGAAGCTTATTACTACTTACGTCAACAAGCCATCGATGCCGAGACAATTTACTATGTCTATGTTATTGATGAAGAGAAGCACTTACGCGGGGTTCTATCTTTGCGGGAATTAATTATTAATGAAGAAAGCAAGAAAGTAAAAGACATGATGAATACCCGCGTCATCTCTGTTCAGGTGAATGATGACGTTGAAGAAGTCGCCCAGTTAGTGCAAGACTATGACTTGCTTGCGATGCCGGTCGTAGGGTTTGATTCGGAGCTTTTAGGAATTATTACCGTCGACGACATTCTCGACGTAGTGAAAGAAGAAGCGGAAAGTGACTACTCCGGTTTGGCTGCCGTTGACGTCAGTGAGGTGCACGAAACACCTGGTTCTGCTGCCAGAAGCCGCTTGCCTTGGTTAATAACCCTCTTGTTCCTCGGGATGGGTACGTCGACATTAATTAGTCGTTATGACGCACTTATTTCACAAGCGAGTGTCCTATCAGCCTTTGTGACCCTGATTACCGGGACGGCCGGTAATGCGGGTACCCAATCTCTAGCTGTTGCTGTCCGTAAAATTACGAATAAGACTGAAGACACCCATGTTGTGAAAGCATTCTTCTTTGAATTATTAACCGGGGTTGCAACGGGTTTAATTGTCGGTATCGCGGTCTTTCTCATCGTTGTCGCTTGGCAACGTAACATTGCCTTAGGGGGTGTGACCGCTGTATCAATGGCGGCAGCCATCATTGTGGCTAATTTAGCTGGTGCTTTAATCCCGAAATTAATGGATAAAATCGGCTTTGATCCAGCTGTTGCCAGTGGCCCGTTTATTACCACCTTGAGTGACTTGACCTCGGTCTTTATTTATTTCACGGTGGCCCAGATGTTTATGGATTACTTACTGTAG
- a CDS encoding GNAT family N-acetyltransferase, with product MKFKWTYGTDNTIYSDALKIRKEVFIQEQGVALNLELDGLDSERFHVVGYIEDEAVVTARLYINDANQAKVQRVATAKAYRGKQYGSQLLDTIEAWAQDKALKGLVLSAQDTAIPFYEKNGYHVSSPDGYLDANIPHHDMLKLLH from the coding sequence ATGAAGTTTAAATGGACTTACGGAACCGATAACACTATCTATTCAGACGCCTTAAAGATTCGCAAAGAAGTCTTTATTCAAGAACAAGGTGTAGCTTTGAATCTTGAACTAGATGGTTTAGATTCTGAAAGATTTCATGTAGTAGGTTATATTGAAGATGAAGCGGTTGTTACCGCTAGACTTTACATTAATGATGCAAATCAAGCTAAAGTGCAGCGAGTTGCAACGGCTAAAGCTTACCGGGGTAAGCAGTATGGCAGTCAACTTCTCGATACGATTGAAGCTTGGGCCCAGGACAAAGCACTCAAAGGCCTCGTCTTATCTGCACAAGATACAGCAATCCCTTTCTATGAGAAGAACGGCTACCACGTTAGCTCCCCGGATGGCTATCTCGATGCGAACATTCCGCATCATGATATGCTTAAATTATTGCACTAA
- a CDS encoding helix-turn-helix transcriptional regulator, translating into MNCLKEKRKSAQLSQTDLARQVGLNRHLIHLIENQKFQPAPSTCERIAETLNEEANNIFFLEYRHEV; encoded by the coding sequence GTGAATTGTCTTAAAGAGAAACGGAAATCCGCTCAATTATCCCAAACGGATTTAGCTAGGCAGGTTGGTTTAAACCGTCACTTAATCCATTTGATTGAGAACCAGAAATTCCAACCTGCTCCTTCGACATGTGAACGTATTGCGGAAACTTTAAACGAAGAAGCAAACAATATCTTTTTCTTGGAGTACCGTCATGAAGTTTAA
- a CDS encoding DivIVA domain-containing protein has product MSSGNHFSLGLFGYNRKQVDDLLGKHREEMRQLEDRIQKLEASNQELAEQVEYYVDIESALKEGIVDAHMTGNKIIEKSNQKADALIAQTNEQVIQYKEDFAHQSRELVTNGQHLHQQLNTMKGEMQEIIDQYQKLLDDTDFDKIYPKKQIDRLVQQVDTYEHDGWFEEAVEEEVGLRASSLSEDEKTELERLIHEVIGIEEVADVKEEGLKLVDFQKAKELN; this is encoded by the coding sequence ATGAGTTCAGGGAATCATTTTTCCTTAGGCTTGTTCGGCTATAACCGTAAGCAAGTGGATGACTTGCTTGGTAAACATCGTGAAGAGATGCGCCAACTTGAAGACCGGATTCAAAAGTTGGAAGCAAGTAACCAAGAACTAGCTGAGCAAGTTGAATACTATGTCGATATCGAATCCGCCCTCAAAGAGGGAATAGTCGATGCGCACATGACGGGTAATAAGATTATTGAGAAATCCAACCAGAAAGCCGATGCTTTAATTGCGCAAACCAATGAGCAAGTCATTCAGTATAAAGAAGATTTCGCCCATCAAAGTCGGGAATTGGTGACAAATGGGCAGCATTTGCACCAGCAATTGAATACCATGAAGGGTGAGATGCAAGAGATTATCGATCAGTATCAGAAATTGCTGGATGATACTGATTTCGATAAGATTTATCCGAAGAAGCAAATTGATCGCTTAGTCCAACAAGTCGATACTTATGAACACGATGGTTGGTTTGAAGAAGCAGTTGAAGAAGAAGTTGGCTTGCGGGCAAGTAGTTTGAGTGAGGATGAAAAGACTGAGTTAGAGCGTTTAATTCATGAGGTCATTGGCATTGAAGAAGTAGCAGATGTCAAGGAAGAAGGTTTGAAGCTCGTCGACTTTCAGAAAGCGAAAGAATTAAATTAA
- a CDS encoding peptide chain release factor 3: MKDLAQEVNRRRTFAIISHPDAGKTTITEQLLLFSGAIREAGTVKAKGKKSNKFAKSDWMEIEQQRGISVTSSVMQVDYDGYQVNILDTPGHEDFSEDTYRTLMAVDAAVMVVDSGKGIEPQTKRLFEVVSHRGIPVFTFMNKLDRDGLEPLDLVAELEEVLGIDAYPMNWPMGMGRELLGLYDLYNQRVELRGKTSEDPETYIDLDESGDVPGDYDFKQSSVYTQAMEDAQLLHEAGNDFDLERIQQGKLTPVFFGSALTGFGVQTFFDAFVDLAPAPSTVELEDGRMLEPTAEEFSGFVFKIQANMNPAHRDRIAFIRISSGEFEKGMNVSLERTGKTMRLAHTTQFMADAREEVETAIAGDIIGLYDTGNLQIGDSIYEGREAIKFKPLPQFTPELFMKVTPKNVMKQKSFHKGIEQLVQEGAIQLYKTYHTEEYILGAVGQLQFEVFQHRLLHEYKAEVEMIPMGNKIARWVDPEAMEPNMSSSRNLLVKDIEGQPVFLFENSFAENWFKDKHPDVELYQLL, encoded by the coding sequence ATGAAAGATTTAGCACAAGAAGTAAATAGACGGCGGACGTTTGCGATTATTTCGCATCCGGATGCGGGGAAGACTACTATTACGGAGCAATTGTTGCTCTTTAGTGGGGCGATTCGTGAAGCAGGGACAGTTAAGGCCAAAGGTAAGAAGTCGAATAAGTTTGCCAAGTCGGACTGGATGGAAATTGAGCAACAAAGAGGAATCTCCGTTACCAGTTCCGTGATGCAGGTGGATTATGATGGCTACCAGGTTAATATTCTGGATACGCCGGGGCATGAGGACTTCTCGGAAGATACTTATCGAACCTTGATGGCGGTTGATGCTGCGGTGATGGTGGTTGATAGCGGGAAGGGGATTGAGCCACAGACGAAACGTCTCTTCGAAGTGGTCTCCCACCGTGGTATTCCAGTCTTTACGTTTATGAATAAGCTAGACCGGGATGGATTAGAACCTTTAGATTTGGTGGCAGAGTTGGAAGAAGTGTTAGGCATTGATGCTTATCCGATGAACTGGCCGATGGGGATGGGACGTGAGCTCCTGGGCTTATATGATTTGTATAATCAGCGGGTAGAACTGCGTGGCAAGACTAGCGAAGATCCTGAGACGTATATCGACCTAGATGAATCTGGAGATGTACCTGGCGATTATGACTTTAAGCAGTCATCCGTTTACACGCAAGCAATGGAAGATGCCCAGCTACTCCATGAAGCAGGCAATGACTTTGACCTTGAGCGGATTCAACAAGGAAAGTTAACCCCTGTATTCTTTGGTTCCGCTTTAACAGGTTTTGGGGTTCAGACCTTTTTCGATGCCTTTGTCGACTTGGCTCCGGCACCAAGTACTGTTGAATTAGAAGACGGCCGTATGCTTGAGCCGACTGCTGAGGAATTCTCTGGCTTTGTCTTCAAGATTCAAGCGAATATGAATCCGGCGCACAGAGATCGTATTGCCTTTATTCGCATAAGTTCAGGTGAATTTGAGAAGGGAATGAATGTAAGCCTTGAACGCACTGGCAAAACAATGCGACTAGCTCATACGACGCAATTTATGGCCGATGCCCGCGAAGAAGTGGAAACCGCGATTGCAGGCGATATTATCGGCTTATATGATACAGGTAACTTGCAAATTGGCGACTCGATTTATGAAGGGCGTGAAGCAATTAAGTTTAAGCCCTTACCGCAATTTACACCAGAGTTGTTTATGAAGGTCACCCCGAAGAACGTTATGAAACAGAAATCCTTCCATAAAGGTATTGAACAGCTTGTTCAAGAGGGTGCCATCCAGCTGTATAAAACCTACCATACAGAAGAGTATATTCTGGGGGCGGTAGGGCAATTGCAATTTGAAGTGTTCCAACATCGCTTGCTTCATGAATATAAAGCTGAAGTTGAAATGATACCGATGGGTAATAAGATTGCTCGCTGGGTCGATCCTGAAGCAATGGAGCCGAATATGTCTTCGTCGCGTAACTTGTTGGTGAAGGATATTGAAGGGCAGCCGGTCTTTCTTTTCGAGAATAGCTTCGCTGAGAATTGGTTTAAAGACAAACATCCGGATGTTGAGTTATATCAACTTCTTTAA
- a CDS encoding phosphocarrier protein HPr encodes MEKKEFNIIAETGIHARPATLLVQTASKFNSDLNLEYNGKSVNLKSIMGVMSLGVGQGADVTITAEGEDEKEAIEAVSETMQKEGLSN; translated from the coding sequence ATGGAGAAAAAAGAATTTAATATTATTGCAGAAACAGGAATTCACGCACGTCCAGCTACGTTATTAGTACAAACAGCTAGTAAATTTAACTCAGATTTAAACCTTGAATACAATGGTAAGTCTGTAAACTTGAAATCAATCATGGGTGTTATGTCTTTAGGTGTTGGTCAAGGTGCAGACGTGACAATTACTGCTGAAGGTGAAGATGAGAAAGAAGCCATCGAAGCAGTAAGTGAAACAATGCAAAAAGAAGGTTTGTCTAACTAA